ACGGCGATTTCGACAAGGCGTTTTGCTTCATCCTGGACATCAACTTGAATGGAGAATCCGGCATCGAGCTGTGCCGGCGCCTCGCGGGTAGCGGGGTAAGCCTGCCGGTCATCTATATTACCGGCAACGACAGCGAAGCGAACCGTGCGGCCGCAATCGAGTCGGGTTGTGTCGCCTACCTGACAAAACCTTTTGCCGCACTGTCGCTCATCGAACCCATTGAAAAAGTGCACGCCACCGCTGCTTAGGCGATCCTCGGCTCATTCATCAATGTCCTGTTCGAACGTCTGTGCGGGCGCGCTCTTGTGGACGATGGCGAATTGGCCAAGCGGCAGCGACGTCGTGAGCGACAACAGGTTTGAATCCATGAACTCCAGCCGCAACATCTGTCCCGTACCTATTTTCTCGAGCAGCAACGGGTCGACGACGGTGCCGGCGATGCAGCCGTTAGTGAGGCACCAGGTATAGGGCACGCGATAGGGGCTGCCTCCATCGACAGCAAGCTTGACTGGATTTGGCAGGTACATGCCGACCGGGCAAAACACCTGTAGCCGCCTGGCGTCGTCACCTTCGCGCTCGATGATATCCAGGCGCACTGCCATTTGACCGGTCGGGAACGTGCCGGTGATCGAAGTCCGGCACAGCATTTTGGTGCCAACCGGCTTGAAGCAGAGCTTCTTCCAGTCGCCATAAGTGACATCCTTGACCTCGCGCTGCCCACGCGGGGCCATTTCGGCCCCCGTGGGCACGGCGGCCGAGTTCTGTTGCGATGCGGCTGGCTGGTCGAACACGATGCTCGTGAGCACGGCCAACAAGAGCGCCCGGAAGGAATGCTTCGCGTAGGCTGTCTTCAGCTGCAGTTCGGTTTGATGCGTGACCGTCATGGCTGCACCTCCAGATTTCGGCTTCGCCTATTTCTGTGCATCCAGGAACTTCGCCACGAGCGGCGACCAGATCGGGATGGCGTCGGGAGAGCCGAGAAAGAAATGCCCGTCGTTGCCGAACGGCGGCATCAAATGGTATTCGGCCTTGCCGCCGGCCGCGGTAAAGGCTTCGAGCATGCGTTTCGACAGGGCAGGGCCGAAGAAGGTATCGTTCTCGATATAGATCCACA
This portion of the Bradyrhizobium sp. AZCC 2262 genome encodes:
- a CDS encoding response regulator transcription factor; translated protein: MPARSSVFIVDDDQSMRTGIKRLLRVHGFHSTLFESANALLTYGDFDKAFCFILDINLNGESGIELCRRLAGSGVSLPVIYITGNDSEANRAAAIESGCVAYLTKPFAALSLIEPIEKVHATAA
- a CDS encoding invasion associated locus B family protein encodes the protein MTVTHQTELQLKTAYAKHSFRALLLAVLTSIVFDQPAASQQNSAAVPTGAEMAPRGQREVKDVTYGDWKKLCFKPVGTKMLCRTSITGTFPTGQMAVRLDIIEREGDDARRLQVFCPVGMYLPNPVKLAVDGGSPYRVPYTWCLTNGCIAGTVVDPLLLEKIGTGQMLRLEFMDSNLLSLTTSLPLGQFAIVHKSAPAQTFEQDIDE